In Flavobacterium sp. WV_118_3, one DNA window encodes the following:
- a CDS encoding thiazole synthase, producing the protein MEPFKLADKTFRSRLFSGTGKFGSTAQMEAAVLASESELVTVALKRVDFQKETDSLLTALQHQHIHLLPNTSGARNAKEAVLAAQLAREALETNWLKLEIHPDPKYLLPDPIETLKATEELAKLGFVILPYIHADPVLCKRLEDAGTAAVMPLGAPIGSNKGLKTQDFLEIIIEQSKVPVIVDAGIGAPSDAAKAMELGADAVLVNTAIAVAGNPERMAEAFKEAVIAGRKAYEARLAPIVSNAAASSPLTSFLYE; encoded by the coding sequence ATGGAACCCTTTAAACTCGCAGATAAAACCTTTCGTTCCCGTTTATTTTCAGGCACCGGAAAATTCGGATCGACTGCCCAAATGGAAGCCGCCGTTTTGGCTTCGGAAAGCGAATTGGTAACCGTAGCCTTAAAACGTGTCGATTTTCAAAAGGAAACCGACTCTCTTTTAACAGCGTTACAACACCAACACATTCATCTTTTACCCAACACCTCCGGTGCCCGCAATGCTAAAGAAGCCGTGTTAGCGGCACAATTGGCTCGTGAAGCTTTGGAAACCAACTGGCTAAAACTGGAAATCCATCCCGATCCGAAATACCTGTTACCCGATCCGATCGAAACCTTAAAAGCCACCGAAGAACTGGCCAAACTTGGTTTTGTAATTCTCCCGTATATCCACGCCGATCCGGTTTTGTGCAAACGACTGGAAGATGCCGGAACCGCTGCCGTAATGCCATTGGGCGCACCAATCGGAAGCAACAAAGGGTTAAAAACCCAGGACTTTCTGGAAATCATTATCGAACAAAGCAAGGTTCCCGTTATTGTTGATGCCGGAATAGGCGCACCATCGGATGCCGCTAAAGCAATGGAGCTTGGAGCCGATGCTGTACTTGTCAATACGGCGATCGCTGTGGCCGGAAATCCCGAGCGCATGGCCGAAGCCTTTAAAGAAGCCGTAATCGCCGGACGTAAAGCGTATGAGGCTCGTTTGGCACCTATCGTAAGTAACGCCGCTGCCTCGAGTCCGCTGACATCTTTTTTATATGAATAA
- the thiC gene encoding phosphomethylpyrimidine synthase ThiC codes for MNENQHEISRTPFPNSTKVYIPGEIHPIKVAMREIALHDTKLSNGGSEHNPPVTIYDTSGPYTDPNVTIDVRKGLERLREQWILDRNDVEILDSVSSDYGKERLNNPKLDHLRFEYLHQPKRAKAGHNVTQLHYAKKGIITPEMEYIAIRENQRIEQLNTQTTAMQQQHNGESFGANTPKKSITPEFVRSEVAAGRAIIPNNINHPESEPMIVGRNFLVKINANIGNSAVTSSIEEEVEKAVWACRWGADTIMDLSTGKNIHETREWIIRNSPVPIGTVPIYQALEKVKGIAEDLTWEIFRDTLIEQAEQGVSYFTIHAGVLLRYIHLTANRVTGIVSRGGSIMAKWCLFHHKENFLYTHFEEICDIMKAYDVAFSLGDGLRPGSIADANDAAQFAELETLGELTKIAWKHDVQVFIEGPGHVPMHMIKENMDKQLEHCAEAPFYTLGPLTTDIAPGYDHITSAIGAAMIGWYGTAMLCYVTPKEHLGLPNKKDVKDGVITYKIAAHAADLAKGHPGAQYRDNALSKARFEFRWEDQFNLALDPDTAREFHDETLPADGAKVAHFCSMCGPKFCSMKISQEIREVAEKGMQEKSEEFIESGKEIYL; via the coding sequence AGATTCATCCGATTAAAGTCGCCATGCGCGAAATTGCCTTACACGATACCAAACTGAGTAATGGTGGCAGCGAACACAATCCGCCGGTAACGATTTACGATACCAGCGGTCCGTATACCGATCCCAACGTAACAATCGACGTTCGCAAAGGACTCGAACGGCTGCGCGAACAATGGATTCTCGATCGTAACGATGTAGAAATTCTGGATTCCGTAAGTTCCGACTATGGAAAAGAACGTTTGAACAATCCGAAACTGGATCATTTGCGTTTCGAATACCTGCATCAACCCAAACGCGCCAAAGCGGGACACAATGTAACCCAGCTGCACTACGCCAAAAAAGGCATCATCACACCGGAAATGGAATATATCGCGATCCGCGAAAACCAGCGCATCGAACAACTCAACACCCAGACCACCGCGATGCAACAGCAGCATAACGGAGAGAGTTTTGGAGCCAATACACCCAAAAAAAGCATCACACCGGAATTTGTCCGTAGTGAAGTTGCCGCAGGTCGGGCGATTATACCAAACAACATCAACCATCCGGAAAGCGAACCCATGATTGTAGGCCGCAACTTTTTGGTTAAGATCAACGCCAATATTGGGAACAGTGCTGTGACTTCGAGCATTGAAGAAGAAGTCGAAAAAGCCGTATGGGCCTGTCGTTGGGGTGCCGATACAATTATGGATTTATCCACCGGAAAAAACATCCACGAAACCCGCGAATGGATTATCCGGAATTCACCGGTTCCGATTGGCACCGTACCGATATATCAGGCATTGGAAAAAGTAAAAGGCATCGCCGAAGACCTGACCTGGGAAATCTTTCGAGACACCTTGATTGAACAGGCCGAACAAGGCGTTTCCTACTTCACCATCCATGCCGGCGTATTACTACGCTATATTCACCTAACCGCAAATCGCGTAACCGGAATTGTCTCCCGAGGTGGCTCCATCATGGCCAAATGGTGTTTGTTTCATCATAAAGAAAACTTCCTTTATACCCATTTCGAGGAAATCTGCGACATCATGAAAGCTTACGACGTTGCTTTTTCCCTTGGCGACGGACTACGTCCCGGATCGATCGCCGATGCCAATGATGCCGCGCAATTTGCCGAACTGGAAACTCTGGGCGAACTAACCAAAATTGCCTGGAAACACGACGTTCAGGTTTTTATAGAAGGTCCCGGACACGTGCCGATGCACATGATCAAAGAAAATATGGACAAGCAGCTGGAACATTGTGCCGAAGCGCCATTCTATACCTTAGGTCCATTAACCACCGATATTGCTCCGGGATATGATCATATTACATCCGCGATTGGTGCCGCGATGATTGGTTGGTACGGAACCGCCATGCTGTGTTATGTGACCCCAAAAGAACACCTCGGATTACCGAACAAAAAAGATGTAAAAGATGGTGTGATCACCTATAAAATTGCCGCGCATGCCGCCGATTTAGCCAAAGGACATCCGGGTGCACAATACCGCGACAATGCACTGAGTAAAGCCCGATTTGAATTCCGTTGGGAAGATCAGTTTAACCTGGCGTTAGATCCGGATACGGCTCGGGAATTCCACGATGAAACCCTACCGGCCGACGGTGCCAAAGTGGCGCATTTCTGTTCGATGTGTGGACCGAAATTTTGTTCGATGAAGATTTCACAAGAGATCCGTGAAGTAGCCGAAAAAGGCATGCAGGAAAAATCGGAAGAGTTTATCGAAAGTGGAAAAGAAATTTATCTATAG
- the thiH gene encoding 2-iminoacetate synthase ThiH, translating to MEKTFQSVFEAYDWDAVQAKIYQTQASRVEQALVNSKRNLDDFIALISPAAQPYLEQMAQISHTLTKKRFGKTIQMYAPMYLSNECQNICTYCGFSFDNKLKRRTLTATEITQETVVLKEMGFDHVLLVTGEANYTVNIDYFLKAIAQIKPDFSNISVEVQPLSETEYRQLHDAGVYSVLVYQETYHRDVYKQYHPKGKKSNFDFRLETPDRIGTAGIHKIGLGVLLGLEDWRTDSFFNALHLDYLQRTYWQSKFSVSFPRLRPAEGIIEPNFIMDDRDLTQLICAYRLWNEDLELSISTRENEKFRDNIIPIGVTSMSAGSKTNPGGYAVDPQSLEQFETSDERPATIIAQIIAAKGYEPVWKDWDNSYN from the coding sequence ATGGAAAAAACATTCCAATCTGTTTTCGAAGCATATGACTGGGACGCAGTACAGGCAAAAATTTACCAAACCCAGGCCAGTCGTGTCGAACAAGCCTTAGTCAACTCCAAACGAAATCTGGACGATTTTATCGCTTTAATTTCTCCGGCGGCACAACCCTATTTGGAGCAAATGGCGCAGATTAGTCATACGCTGACCAAAAAGCGCTTTGGAAAAACGATACAGATGTACGCGCCGATGTACCTCAGTAACGAATGCCAGAATATCTGTACCTATTGCGGTTTTAGTTTTGACAACAAACTCAAACGGCGTACGCTAACTGCAACTGAAATCACTCAGGAAACCGTTGTTTTAAAAGAAATGGGATTTGATCATGTATTATTGGTTACCGGAGAAGCCAACTATACGGTAAATATCGATTACTTTTTAAAAGCCATTGCGCAGATCAAACCGGATTTTTCGAATATATCCGTAGAAGTACAACCGCTTTCAGAGACCGAATACCGGCAATTGCACGACGCCGGTGTTTACTCCGTATTGGTGTATCAGGAAACCTACCATCGGGACGTTTACAAACAGTACCATCCCAAAGGAAAGAAATCAAACTTTGACTTCCGACTGGAAACACCCGATCGGATCGGAACGGCCGGTATCCATAAAATCGGACTTGGCGTATTGTTAGGTTTGGAAGACTGGCGAACGGATAGTTTTTTTAACGCGCTTCACCTCGATTATCTGCAACGAACCTACTGGCAAAGTAAATTTTCGGTTTCCTTTCCGCGGTTACGTCCGGCTGAAGGTATTATCGAACCCAACTTTATCATGGACGACCGCGACTTAACGCAGCTTATTTGTGCGTATCGCCTTTGGAATGAAGACCTGGAACTTTCGATTTCTACCCGGGAAAATGAAAAATTTCGCGATAATATTATCCCGATTGGTGTTACCAGTATGAGTGCCGGATCGAAAACCAATCCCGGTGGTTATGCCGTCGACCCGCAATCGTTGGAACAATTTGAAACCAGTGACGAACGTCCGGCCACCATTATCGCACAAATCATTGCGGCAAAAGGATACGAACCCGTTTGGAAAGACTGGGATAACAGTTACAACTAA
- a CDS encoding thiamine phosphate synthase: protein MIVITCPDNVTNEFEIISEMFREGLAVLHIRKPDFSLIEMQHYLDQLPVAFRDRLVLHQHHKLAEAFGINRIHIRESDRMQFAPATPDRFLKPVRCYSTGIHSVKSFNNLPDIYQYAFLSPVFESISKPGYRSSENLLETVKNRTNHNTKLIALGGITLSNMTIAFENGFDDIALLGTIWNSTNAIQRFRECQHHYNNKN, encoded by the coding sequence ATGATTGTAATCACCTGTCCGGATAATGTAACCAACGAATTCGAAATTATTTCCGAAATGTTCCGGGAAGGATTAGCAGTGTTGCATATCCGAAAACCAGATTTTTCGCTAATCGAGATGCAACATTATCTTGATCAACTTCCGGTTGCGTTTCGGGATAGACTGGTACTACATCAACATCATAAGCTCGCGGAAGCTTTCGGAATAAACCGGATTCATATCCGGGAATCGGATCGCATGCAATTCGCACCAGCTACACCTGACCGGTTTTTGAAACCTGTCAGGTGTTACTCCACAGGTATTCATTCCGTCAAAAGTTTCAACAACTTACCAGATATATATCAATACGCCTTTTTAAGTCCGGTTTTCGAAAGTATTTCCAAACCCGGTTATCGATCGTCCGAAAACCTATTGGAAACTGTAAAAAACAGAACCAATCACAACACCAAACTAATTGCTTTGGGCGGAATTACACTTAGCAATATGACAATAGCATTCGAAAATGGCTTTGACGACATCGCGCTTTTGGGAACGATCTGGAACAGTACCAATGCGATCCAACGTTTTCGAGAATGCCAACATCATTACAACAACAAAAACTAA
- a CDS encoding thiamine phosphate synthase produces MLPKLQYISQGDTLSEQLHHIESVLENGGKWIQLRFKNGTEKEQYLLAESVKKSCLQYNATLIINDNTEIAKQIEADGVHLGLDDMAVSKARQLLGTNKIIGGTANTLQQVFQRYHEKCDYIGLGPFRFTPTKQKLSPLLGHSGYSDILQSLAELQYNIPIYAIGGITLDDIDSLLETGIHGIAVSGMISEHPNPKQLLTQLNQKLYGTL; encoded by the coding sequence ATGCTTCCTAAACTCCAGTATATTTCACAAGGTGACACGCTAAGTGAACAATTGCACCATATCGAATCCGTTTTGGAAAATGGCGGTAAATGGATTCAATTGCGCTTTAAAAACGGAACCGAAAAAGAGCAGTATCTTTTAGCCGAATCCGTCAAAAAAAGCTGTTTGCAATACAACGCTACCTTAATTATCAACGACAATACCGAAATTGCCAAACAAATTGAAGCCGATGGCGTTCACCTTGGATTGGACGATATGGCCGTATCCAAAGCCCGACAACTGCTTGGAACCAACAAAATAATTGGCGGTACGGCAAACACCTTACAACAGGTATTCCAGCGCTATCACGAAAAATGCGATTATATCGGTTTGGGGCCGTTTCGCTTTACGCCCACCAAACAAAAATTAAGTCCGCTATTAGGTCATAGTGGGTATTCCGACATCCTACAATCGTTAGCCGAACTACAGTACAATATCCCGATATATGCCATCGGTGGCATCACCTTAGATGATATTGATTCCCTACTGGAAACCGGCATCCACGGTATTGCCGTTTCGGGAATGATCAGCGAACATCCGAATCCAAAACAACTACTCACCCAACTCAATCAAAAACTATATGGAACCCTTTAA